Genomic DNA from Shouchella patagoniensis:
GGCTGGCAAGCGCATAACACCTACCTTTCCTTCGATCACTTCGAAATTTTGCAGAATATACCCTTCAAGCCGTACCATTTTTAACGATTTCTTATACAGATTCACATAAAATTCCTGACTATCAAAACCTGTTTCTATTAATAATGCCGTACGTATCATTGTATCACTCGTTGTATTTCTGAACCTAAACCTCCCAGTGTCGCCGACAATACCACCGTAAAGAAGGAACGCTGACTCTTTGGTTAAATGAAGGAAATCGATTTCTTGTACAAGTGCTACTACGAGCTCGCTTGTTGAGCTAACTGTCGTATCAACATAAATAATATCTCCGTATGGTTCTTCATTTGGGTGATGATCTAACTTAATGAGTGTTTCTCCAAGCTTATAACGCTCATCACTTATACGCCCTGTATTCGCTGTATCACAGACAATAACAAGTGCTCCTTCATACATTGAATCAGGAACACAATCCATTATCCCTAAAAAGGCTAATGAAGGTTCTTCTTCCCCCACAGCAAAAACGTTTTTTTCTGGAAATGCTGTTGCAATTATATTCTTTAAACCCAATTGAGATCCAAGTGCATCCGGATCGGGACGCATATGACGATGTATTATAATTGTTTTATATTCTTTCAATTTATCAGCTATACGAGCAATCATCTTTTCGCCTCTTTCTAAAAAACTAGTCAAACTTGATAAATCACGCTACAATAGTGCTAGTGACCCTTACAAGGAGGATTCCTGAATGGATCGGCTATTTATTATTGTAGCGATTGCAGCTTTTTTACTTTATATCGTTACTCGAATCCGTGCTTTTCGCATGCAAGATTCTCTAGAAAAGCGTATTCTTGAATCGAGAGCAAAAACTGCACTCGGAACCGTTTTAGTAATGCTAAGCATTAACATGCTATTCTTTTCAATGTACACAGCCCTTGAAATCATTATTGGAGTGGTGTTCTTTGTTTTTGGAGCTGCTAATGCTGTTCATGGGTTTAAAGCTCATAAACATTATACTGCCCAACTTGATTAGCTTGTCCATTCTAACGGACAAGCTTTTTTCAATCAAGCATCCCCATAATTATCTTATTCAATTAACTGTGCAGTTAACATGCCTTTTCCAACGAGCTCACCTTCTCTAAAAATCGAAACATCAAACTTGCCATGTTTACGTCCAATTTCAAGTACTTCGGGCAATACCATTAGTTGACTATCAATCTGTACCGGTTTCAGAAAATAAATTGTGATATTCTCAAGTACAA
This window encodes:
- a CDS encoding DHH family phosphoesterase encodes the protein MIARIADKLKEYKTIIIHRHMRPDPDALGSQLGLKNIIATAFPEKNVFAVGEEEPSLAFLGIMDCVPDSMYEGALVIVCDTANTGRISDERYKLGETLIKLDHHPNEEPYGDIIYVDTTVSSTSELVVALVQEIDFLHLTKESAFLLYGGIVGDTGRFRFRNTTSDTMIRTALLIETGFDSQEFYVNLYKKSLKMVRLEGYILQNFEVIEGKVGVMRLPADLLETYDVTANESSLLVNSFADVEGLAAWVFFVEEGETIRCRIRSKKTVINTIAKEHNGGGHPVAAGATAYSWEETGVIVEKLLQVCQN
- a CDS encoding YtpI family protein, whose product is MDRLFIIVAIAAFLLYIVTRIRAFRMQDSLEKRILESRAKTALGTVLVMLSINMLFFSMYTALEIIIGVVFFVFGAANAVHGFKAHKHYTAQLD